In one window of Henckelia pumila isolate YLH828 chromosome 1, ASM3356847v2, whole genome shotgun sequence DNA:
- the LOC140862549 gene encoding uncharacterized protein — translation MEAATFLLEGRARKWWRSASAQTLQEQGHVSWADFCKLFRQLYFPPALRQGKAIETLNLNQGAMTIDEYQYKFIDLLPYCPHIGSSSKSKYDNSLQALNQEIFDIVTAEISLRQARELQSSRPSSSLGPRAQYFKKQGATSSSSVFGGVFRFGHQRSEVRCEQCMRRHPPGQCRHSSGACFLCGEMGHLERDCPNRVWAGSGGGSQATVQQQHPQTSSPGHYSLCPYVQGQVFALNQEQAQAYSERMIVGTFSMCGFPACILIDTGASHSFISAQFVKKFRIMYVPLDVLLVVSTPICQEVLAKRIVVDCVWVLRVIS, via the exons ATGGAGGCCGCTACATTCCTGTTGGAGGGCCGAGCTCGTAAATGGTGGAGATCTGCGTCTGCTCAGACTCTTCAGGAGCAAGGTCATGTTTCGTGGGCCGATTTCTGCAAGTTGTTCCGtcaattgtattttcctccagcactTCGTCAAGGGAAGGCAATTGAGACGCTTAATCTGAATCAGGGAGCGATGACCATCGATGAGTATCAATATAAGTTTATTGATCTGCTTCCCTATTGTCCACATATTGGTTCCAGTTCCAAGTCAAAATACGACAACTCTCTCCAAGCTCTGAACCAGGAGATCTTTGACATAGTCACT GCCGAGATCAGTTtgagacaagcaagggagttgcAGTCTTCTCGACCTTCAAGTTCCTTGGGTCCGCGTGCTCAGTATTTTAAGAAGCAGGGtgctacttcttcttcttctgtatTTGGAGGTGTATTCCGTTTTGGCCATCAGAGGAGCGAGGTTCGTTGTGAGCAGTGTATGAGGAGACACCCTCCAGGCCAGTGTCGTCATTCTTCTGGCGCTTGTTTTCTCTGTGGTGAGATGGGACATTTGGAGAGAGACTGTCCTAACCGTGTTTGGGCGGGGAGTGGtggaggttctcaggctaccgttcagcagcaGCATCCTCAGACTTCTTCTCCTGGTCATTATTCATTGTGCCCTTATGTCCAAGGACAAGTTTTTGCGCTCaaccaggagcaggctcaggcTTATAGCGAGCGCATGATCGTAGGTACATTTAGTATGTGCGGTTTTCCTGCATGCATTTTGATCGATACTGGTGCATCCCATTCTTTCATATCAGCTCAATTTGTTAAGAAATTTAGAATAATGTATGTTCCTCTAGATGTGTTGTTAGTTGTTTCAACTCCGATATGTCAGGAGGTTCTGGCTAAGCGTATAGTGGTAGATTGTGTTTGGGTTTTGAGGGTCATCAGTtaa
- the LOC140862557 gene encoding uncharacterized protein: MDDFDCIIGINLLTTYRAVVDCYQQLVQFLPEDGDVWYLYGEGARPPIPVVSALKFCRASQFGGEGCLIYAIDASLESLDIQEIPVVRDFSNVFPDEISGLPPVREVDFGIELVSGTTPISRTPYRMAPLEMRELQRQLQDPLDKGYIRPIVSP, translated from the coding sequence ATGGATGATTTTGACTGCATCATCGGGATCAACCTTTTGACTACATATAGAGCTGTAGTGGATTGCTACCAGCAGCTTGTCCAGTTTCTCCCTGAGGATGGGGATGTGTGGTATttatatggtgagggagcgcgacccccaatTCCAGTGGTCTCTGCTCTAAAATTTTGTCGTGCTTCACAGTTTGGCGGGGAAGGCTGCCTTATCTACgcgattgatgcatccttagagAGTTTGGATATTCAGGAGATACCAGTGGTCCGAGATTTTTCGAATGTGTTTCCTGACGAGATTTCAGGATTGCCTCCTGTTCGAGAGGTAGAttttggcatagagttggtgTCAGGAACAACTCCGATTTCTAGAACACCTTATCGTATGGCTCCGttagagatgagagagttgcagAGGCAATTGCAGGATcctcttgataagggctacattcgacccaTTGTTTCACCTTGA